One part of the Dermacentor andersoni chromosome 2, qqDerAnde1_hic_scaffold, whole genome shotgun sequence genome encodes these proteins:
- the LOC140215846 gene encoding uncharacterized protein, which yields MCQSDVRKGRPKARSQCRQGEAFAVTADVTEENADGAHIWTLTAPSNGRLPPPILRSFTWCGIDVPMIVDTGSPVCVVSKEIFEKNREHWPQLETAFIKLSCYLGELPVLGKLSMSVSYNDQEVKSSLMVLNCSSPSLCGRELISKFNDAGSSVLNVSVQQSSGPGSSRTPAIHAVLSEFNDVFSPELGLTDGHPVHLKLKEGTMPKFYHQPLVGLLKADRPTPALAAARIQRWALYFRGFRYQLQYSPGPANEADEWPLPLPEATDARNFGTGEKWTPGIVESTTGSRMVSIRTPAGSVRRHVDQVRNREDATPPLGKDQEAANRESTGTPRDYPLSPRTPAEQGGITEPEHELQPELAGSNAEPVRSPQALRRSTRQRKPVQRLQY from the exons ATGTGCCAAAGCGACGTGCGGAAAGGACGCCCAAAAGCTCGTTCACAATGCAGGCAAGGAGAAGCGTTTGCAGTAACAGCGGATGTCACTGAGGAAAATGCAGACGGTGCGCACATTTGGACACTAACCGCACCCTCCAATGGTCGGCTACCACCACCTATTCTTCGTAGTTTCACATGGTGTGGCATTGACGTACCTATGATTGTGGACACCGGTTCACCGGTCTGTGTTGTGTCCAAAGAGATTTTTGAGAAAAACCGTGAACATTGGCCGCAATTAGAAACCGCATTCATTAAACTGTCCTGTTATCTTGGAGAACTTCCAGTATTAGGGAAACTGAGTATGTCAGTGTCCTACAACGACCAGGAGGTCAAGAGTTCCTTGATGGTCCTGAACTGTTCAAGTCCGAGCCTCTGTGGACGAGAGTTGATTTCCAAGTTCAATGACGCAGGATCCTCGGTGTTGAACGTATCAGTGCAACAAAGCTCTGGTCCAGGAAGCAGCCGTACCCCCGCCATTCATGCCGTCCTGTCAGAGTTCAATGACGTCTTCAGCCCCGAGCTGGGTCTAACTGACGGACACCCTGTCCATCTGAAGCTCAAGGAAGGCACCATGCCGAAATTTT ACCACCAGCCGCTCGTGGGCCTGCTGAAGGCGGATCGACCAACTCCAGCATTGGCAGCCGCCAGAATACAGCGCTGGGCGCTGTACTTTCGCGGATTCCGCTATCAGCTTCAATACTCTCCTG GGCCAGCCAACGAAGCAGACGAGTGGCCACTGCCATTGCCTGAAGCTACCGACGCCCGCAACTTCGGAACGGGTGAGAAATGGACTCCAGGAATTGTAGAGTCTACAACAGGCTCTCGGATGGTGAGCATTCGAACACCAGCCGGATCAGTAAGACGACATGTTGACCAGGTGCGGAACCGGGAAGATGCGACGCCACCGCTTGGTAAAGACCAAGAAGCGGCAAATCGAGAATCAACAGGTACTCCTCGCGACTACCCATTGTCGCCGAGAACGCCAGCCGAACAAGGGGGCATAACAGAACCTGAGCATGAACTTCAGCCGGAACTCGCAGGGAGCAACGCTGAACCCGTCAGATCACCCCAAGCCTTGCGGCGCTCTACACGTCAAAGAAAACCAGTACAGCGACTTCAGTATTAA